One region of Oryza sativa Japonica Group chromosome 10, ASM3414082v1 genomic DNA includes:
- the LOC107275822 gene encoding ras-related protein Rab-2-A, whose protein sequence is MSCTYAYRFKFVTIGDAGVGKSCLLLQFTDKRFREVEDLTTGVEYGACVVAVDGKNTKLQIWDTAGQEAFRCITRSYYRGNAACLLVYDITRRETFFNHLASWLEDATQHASARMTIILIGNKCDLSHRRVVSYQEGEQFAKEHGLLFMEASAKTAHNVEKAFILAARTVHKKIEDGVINLLDESTEEEKHYSRWF, encoded by the exons ATGTCGTGCACGTACGCATACCGCTTCAAGTTTGTCACCATCGGCGACGCAG GCGTGGGGAAATCGTGCCTGCTGCTGCAGTTCACGGACAAGAGGTTCCGGGAGGTGGAAGATCTCACCACCGGCGTCGAGTACGGCGcgtgcgtcgtcgccgtcgacggcaaAAACACTAAGCTCCAGATCTGGGACACG GCTGGCCAAGAAGCATTCAGATGCATAACTAGATCATACTACAGAGGAAATGCTGCTTGCCTTTTGGTTTACGATATCACCAG GAGGGAGACTTTTTTTAATCATCTTGCAAGCTGGTTAGAAGATGCAACGCAGCATGCGAGTGCCCGCATGACAATAATTCTGATCGGAAACAAATGCGACTTATCTCATAGACGTGTTGTAAGCTATCAAGAAGGTGAACAGTTCGCCAAGGAGCATGGTCTCCTCTTTATGGAGGCATCAGCAAAAACAGCTCACAATGTTGAGAAG GCATTCATCCTAGCTGCTAGAACTGTACACAAGAAAATCGAAGATGGAGTTATTAATTTATTAGACGAG TCCACGGAGGAGGAAAAGCACTATAGCCGTTGGTTTTAG